The following proteins are encoded in a genomic region of Rhodoferax aquaticus:
- a CDS encoding MipA/OmpV family protein translates to MKLSFSHQHRHVSLFFKGLLLTLALPCAAAWAQADGKAPAGRPSSGGFIGVGVGSGPTYPGSDQQRTAAVPIGEYRWANGVYVGGRDGLLGVQMSATQQLQLGLAIGMDTGRKESDSSYLAGMGDIAAKGTLNAYAKLALSEQWGLSSSVQLGAGSAGKGGLLNLGASYSIPVAPSTHLSLNAGATLANADYMQDYFGVNSTQASASGYKSYTPSAGLRDVSVGLGLHHQFDRNWMLIGGLTSTSLSNAAKDSPLVRKSTSQNAFVAVAYSF, encoded by the coding sequence ATGAAACTGTCTTTCTCGCATCAACATCGCCACGTCTCCCTCTTCTTCAAAGGCCTTTTACTCACCCTCGCCCTTCCCTGCGCGGCGGCTTGGGCACAAGCCGATGGCAAGGCACCAGCGGGCAGGCCCAGTTCTGGCGGCTTTATTGGCGTGGGCGTGGGGTCTGGCCCCACGTACCCAGGCTCTGACCAACAGCGCACGGCCGCTGTACCCATTGGTGAATACCGCTGGGCCAACGGTGTGTATGTGGGCGGCAGAGATGGGCTACTGGGCGTGCAAATGAGCGCCACACAGCAGCTGCAACTGGGCTTGGCCATTGGCATGGACACAGGCCGCAAAGAGTCAGACTCTAGCTACCTCGCTGGCATGGGCGACATTGCCGCCAAAGGCACCTTGAACGCCTACGCCAAGCTTGCACTGTCTGAACAGTGGGGCCTAAGCTCCAGCGTCCAACTGGGGGCTGGCAGTGCGGGCAAAGGAGGCTTGCTCAACCTAGGTGCCAGCTACAGCATCCCCGTGGCACCCAGCACACACCTGAGTTTGAACGCAGGTGCCACGCTAGCCAATGCCGACTACATGCAAGACTACTTTGGAGTGAACAGCACCCAGGCCAGCGCCAGTGGCTACAAGAGCTACACACCCTCGGCAGGTCTGCGCGATGTGAGCGTGGGCCTAGGGCTGCACCACCAGTTCGACCGCAATTGGATGCTGATCGGCGGGCTCACCAGCACCAGCTTGTCCAACGCAGCCAAGGACAGCCCGCTGGTGCGCAAGTCCACCAGCCAAAATGCGTTTGTGGCGGTGGCCTACAGCTTCTAG
- a CDS encoding filamentous hemagglutinin N-terminal domain-containing protein: protein MNKHLYRIIFNAKRGIRMAVAETAASQGKAASGETAARADTREAGFSASNGRLALMEYALSATKSIALGVTLLGLPLWLQAQVIADRTVPGNQQPTILSTASGVTQVNIQAPSTGGVSRNTYSQFDVGSKGVILNNSRTDTSTQIGGYVQGNPWLATGGARVILNEVNSSSASQIKGYVEVAGKRAEVIMANPAGIAVNGGGFLNASSVTLSTGNVVMNAGNLESFKVRGGTIAIDGAGLDTSTTDYTNLLSRALQVNAGIWAKDLKVATGSNDISAASAASPTATANASAATGPTPAFALDVASIGGMYAGKIHLIGTEAGLGIRNAGTIGASTGDVTVTNDGWISNTGSVYATGNTTLTAQGNISNTGTGLIASGGNTTVSAQGAGSQVSIATGATVAAGMSTTGAIGSAGNLTISSADSTTVQGQLASGGDTALTATSLVLDKAKVSGQNVQLTASTSDISVHQATVSAIETLSASTQTRLVTDGATVTAKQLNLSAHDLSNVDGTVQQSGTGNTIINLAGSLDNTNGKVAVNSNQFNLSVQSLNNNAGTIASNNNLAITVGADTTNTGSILANQDLSVSTTANLTNTGKVQAGQSLTVSANTLNNTATGELSSTTTTLNATGSFTNRGLVDAGNTAGTGSTRIQAVTVNNLGTGRIYGDKVGIASTTLNNDAETVAGVSKAATIAARDRLDIGATTVNNNQGSNILSVGDMAIGGILDTNGQATGRAGTVNNNASTIESFGAMRMTAATINNLNPNLQWASDAGTQSGSGTVYFTQAGTFDTATGGLLSTTGAWVAQAHGGYAYHQIVGYEPEVVCTGSGREDRRCTSTGNMLPIYGYVKGQAQANSSSSPSTFESFAQYTQTDYKPVVSSSTPGRIASGGAMTLDATQAVVNDQSEIVAGGALNITAAVDNKARSITLNSVRNGTAYNWDKFDHGCGGIKGCDYLYYAYRPSTHTSEIANTYTLDSAVQRQFVSSAVTKATVDTTSLTGAGTGVTSVGGTTSLPTSSLFTINSNPAGHYLVETDPRFTNYRAWLSSDYITTQLALDPTVTQKRLGDGFYEQKLIREQVAQLTGRRFLGNYTSDQQQYQALMDSGLTFAKAFNLRPGIALTANQLALLTTDIVWLQQETVTLADGTKTQVLVPHVYAAVKAGDLTPKGALLSGDSVAIQTAGDITNAGTILGRKVVKIEASNLHNIAGLIQAQDVALQTTQDLNNTGGTVVAGNSLVAVAGRDLNVSSTTASSSGSAGSYSYSQTGIDRVAGLYVQGKGVLYASAGNNINLTAGEVAGNGAVQLDAGNNVNINALTTRQTNTFNAGDAKNHLLTSQTSDVGSTITAGTNLTVNAGNSITARAATLNAADTVALAAKGNIVLDVGQTQSSYDSVQTSTSSSLLSSTTTSTQTQASSATAQVSTINAKNISVIADQNLVSVGTVFKGSNSVTLEGKGTTTLYAATNTTQSTTTTQSSSSLLGLTLEDKTATDSVATASSIGTKLISNEKVTIGVGNRTELQGTDIQSPETSFVKTDPRKRGELVIGASKDTTQTSHTEKSETAGVWQEQKGQGSTTQTLNQTKISGNVSFDNALKITVQIPKDVQATPGGQALQSTLQALSNSSLASTPQGLAYLEQLKANPNVKWDQIALANEKWSYQSAGLTPAGAALLSIAVAAYAPGLSTGITSAVGGGSIAAGLNAGFLALQSQAAVALVNNGGDIGKTLDQLGSEQSIKNLLTVMVTAGALSNLNQTLGFNGQSGAGASGTNGITTSQAANQFTSNLLKNVTNNVAGAAIDAAINGKAFDEKALSAALSSALITAGMAQGANVIGDADLNSFTNKLAHAALGCAGGAAIAGNSKGCSAGAVGAVVGELTADFALNSGMSDTQASALAKVLSAAAGVLVDGGGNNAAAVNIASTTGRNAAENNRLLHKTETHKAAQLATLSKGKFTQAQIEDAMRNSGNKAKNESVTTGMVNPGAVVEDKGAVFNVGGDGKSVVQTLPNGGRVDPELAAYIIANTGGANSPYAWSDAQTGKTKSPSNANAGLNTMTPNANGCITAECAAGIQSGKATVPDGNYGVGFYPGPMPGGEIEVEVQNGEITGGKVGAGFGVGGHLNLGTRTVGGGLLQGPVTGAKGGALSESNPQQAGEVRIGPAASVNVGVGTVGLEVGASAGKSIKDEGVSNFVNRTATPTVAPVLPKISAEAKVNIIEFSVKPPAQPIATNSEDASK, encoded by the coding sequence GTGAACAAGCACCTCTACCGAATCATCTTCAACGCCAAGCGCGGCATCCGCATGGCCGTTGCCGAAACCGCAGCCTCGCAGGGCAAGGCCGCATCGGGGGAGACTGCCGCCCGCGCAGACACCAGGGAAGCAGGTTTCTCTGCATCAAATGGGCGGCTAGCGCTCATGGAATATGCGCTATCCGCTACCAAATCAATAGCCCTTGGGGTAACTTTGCTGGGCCTGCCCCTGTGGCTGCAAGCTCAGGTGATTGCAGACCGCACTGTCCCGGGTAACCAGCAGCCCACGATACTTAGCACTGCCAGCGGGGTGACGCAGGTCAACATCCAAGCACCCAGCACGGGCGGTGTCTCGCGCAACACCTATAGCCAGTTTGATGTGGGTAGCAAAGGTGTCATCCTCAACAACAGCCGTACCGACACCTCCACGCAAATTGGCGGCTACGTGCAAGGTAATCCGTGGCTGGCTACAGGAGGTGCGCGGGTCATCCTCAACGAAGTTAACTCGTCTAGCGCTAGCCAAATCAAAGGCTATGTGGAGGTCGCAGGCAAGCGTGCTGAAGTCATCATGGCCAACCCCGCCGGAATTGCGGTGAACGGTGGTGGGTTCTTGAACGCAAGTAGCGTCACCCTCTCCACCGGCAATGTGGTGATGAACGCCGGCAACTTGGAGTCCTTCAAGGTGCGTGGCGGCACTATCGCCATTGACGGTGCCGGCTTGGACACCAGCACAACGGACTACACCAACCTCCTCTCCCGGGCCCTGCAAGTCAATGCCGGCATCTGGGCCAAGGACCTCAAAGTTGCCACAGGCTCCAACGACATCAGCGCCGCTAGCGCCGCAAGCCCCACAGCGACTGCCAACGCCTCTGCAGCCACAGGCCCCACCCCGGCCTTTGCATTGGACGTCGCCTCCATCGGCGGCATGTATGCAGGAAAAATCCATCTCATCGGCACAGAAGCGGGCTTGGGTATTCGTAATGCCGGAACCATTGGCGCATCCACCGGAGATGTGACAGTGACGAATGACGGATGGATCAGCAACACCGGCTCGGTCTACGCCACTGGCAACACCACCCTCACTGCCCAAGGCAATATTAGTAATACAGGAACAGGCCTCATCGCCTCCGGTGGCAATACGACGGTGTCAGCGCAAGGTGCAGGCAGCCAAGTGAGCATCGCTACCGGAGCCACTGTTGCGGCCGGCATGAGCACTACGGGTGCCATCGGTAGCGCGGGCAACCTGACTATCAGCTCCGCAGACAGCACTACCGTTCAAGGCCAGCTGGCCTCTGGCGGAGATACAGCATTGACAGCCACCAGCTTGGTGCTGGATAAGGCGAAGGTGAGCGGCCAGAACGTCCAGCTCACGGCCAGTACTTCCGATATATCGGTCCATCAAGCCACCGTCTCCGCCATCGAGACACTGAGCGCTTCGACCCAGACCCGCTTGGTCACCGATGGCGCGACCGTCACCGCCAAGCAGCTCAATCTGTCAGCACATGACCTCTCCAATGTCGATGGCACGGTACAGCAAAGTGGCACGGGCAACACCATCATCAACTTGGCCGGAAGCCTAGACAACACCAACGGTAAGGTGGCAGTCAATAGCAACCAGTTCAACCTGTCAGTCCAAAGCCTCAACAACAACGCAGGCACGATTGCCAGCAACAACAACTTGGCCATCACGGTCGGGGCCGACACCACCAACACCGGCAGCATTCTGGCCAACCAAGACCTGAGTGTTTCGACTACGGCCAACCTGACCAATACCGGCAAGGTGCAAGCCGGCCAGAGTCTCACCGTGTCTGCCAACACACTGAACAACACGGCCACGGGTGAACTATCCTCAACGACCACCACCCTCAACGCCACCGGCAGCTTCACCAACCGAGGCCTGGTCGATGCTGGCAACACAGCTGGCACCGGCAGCACACGCATTCAGGCCGTGACCGTCAACAACCTGGGCACCGGGCGCATCTATGGGGATAAGGTCGGCATCGCTTCCACCACACTCAACAACGATGCAGAAACTGTGGCTGGCGTGTCGAAGGCTGCCACCATCGCTGCCCGAGACCGGCTCGATATCGGAGCCACTACCGTCAATAACAACCAAGGCTCCAACATCCTGAGTGTGGGCGACATGGCCATTGGCGGCATTCTGGACACCAACGGCCAAGCGACCGGCCGGGCAGGCACGGTCAACAACAATGCCAGCACCATCGAATCCTTCGGTGCCATGCGCATGACTGCGGCCACCATCAACAACCTCAACCCCAACCTGCAGTGGGCAAGTGACGCAGGCACACAAAGTGGTTCAGGCACTGTGTACTTCACCCAAGCAGGCACCTTTGATACTGCAACGGGAGGGTTGCTGAGCACGACGGGCGCTTGGGTCGCCCAAGCGCATGGGGGCTATGCGTACCATCAAATCGTGGGCTACGAACCCGAGGTGGTATGTACGGGTAGTGGGCGCGAAGACAGAAGATGCACATCCACAGGGAACATGCTCCCGATCTATGGCTACGTCAAAGGCCAGGCCCAGGCCAACAGCAGCTCCAGCCCGAGCACCTTTGAAAGCTTTGCCCAGTACACCCAAACCGATTACAAGCCCGTAGTCAGTAGCAGCACACCGGGCCGCATTGCCAGTGGCGGTGCCATGACGCTGGATGCAACCCAAGCGGTGGTGAATGACCAAAGTGAGATCGTCGCAGGTGGTGCTCTCAACATCACCGCAGCAGTAGACAACAAGGCACGCTCTATCACGCTGAACTCGGTGCGCAATGGCACGGCCTATAACTGGGATAAGTTCGATCACGGCTGTGGCGGCATAAAAGGCTGTGACTACCTGTACTACGCCTACCGTCCCAGCACTCATACCTCAGAAATCGCCAATACCTACACCCTAGACTCCGCAGTCCAACGACAGTTCGTCTCCAGTGCCGTCACCAAAGCCACGGTAGATACCACCAGCCTCACTGGCGCAGGTACCGGCGTGACCTCGGTCGGCGGCACCACCAGCCTACCCACCAGCAGCCTGTTCACCATCAATAGCAACCCGGCAGGTCACTACCTGGTGGAGACCGACCCGCGCTTTACCAACTACCGTGCCTGGCTAAGCTCGGACTACATCACCACCCAACTCGCCCTGGACCCCACCGTCACCCAAAAGCGGCTGGGTGACGGCTTCTATGAACAAAAGCTCATCCGCGAACAGGTAGCCCAACTCACTGGGCGCCGCTTCCTGGGCAACTACACCAGCGACCAGCAGCAGTACCAAGCCCTCATGGACTCCGGCCTGACGTTTGCCAAGGCGTTCAACCTGCGCCCCGGCATTGCCCTCACCGCCAACCAACTCGCCCTGCTCACCACCGACATCGTCTGGCTGCAGCAAGAAACAGTGACATTGGCCGATGGCACAAAGACCCAAGTACTGGTCCCCCACGTCTATGCCGCAGTCAAGGCTGGAGACCTTACCCCCAAGGGTGCCCTGCTCAGTGGCGACAGCGTAGCCATTCAGACTGCTGGCGACATCACCAACGCCGGCACCATCCTGGGCCGCAAAGTCGTGAAGATTGAAGCCAGCAACCTCCACAACATCGCAGGCCTCATCCAAGCCCAAGATGTAGCCCTGCAAACCACTCAAGACCTCAACAACACCGGCGGCACCGTGGTGGCCGGCAACAGCTTGGTGGCGGTGGCCGGGCGGGACTTGAATGTATCCAGCACCACCGCCAGCAGCTCAGGCAGCGCTGGCAGTTACAGCTACAGCCAAACCGGCATAGACCGGGTAGCAGGCCTCTACGTCCAAGGCAAAGGTGTGCTGTACGCCAGTGCAGGTAACAACATCAATCTGACTGCCGGTGAAGTAGCTGGCAACGGTGCAGTCCAGCTGGACGCCGGCAACAACGTCAATATCAACGCACTCACAACCCGCCAGACCAACACCTTCAACGCCGGTGACGCCAAGAACCACCTGCTCACCAGCCAGACCAGCGATGTGGGCAGCACCATCACTGCAGGCACCAACCTCACCGTGAACGCCGGCAACAGCATCACTGCCCGCGCCGCCACTCTGAATGCTGCAGACACCGTGGCTCTGGCCGCCAAAGGCAACATCGTGCTGGACGTCGGCCAAACCCAAAGCAGCTATGACAGTGTGCAGACCAGCACCAGCAGTAGTCTCTTGAGTTCTACGACCACCAGCACCCAAACCCAAGCAAGTAGCGCCACCGCGCAGGTCAGCACCATCAACGCCAAGAACATCAGCGTCATCGCAGACCAGAACCTGGTGAGCGTAGGTACCGTGTTCAAGGGAAGCAACAGCGTCACCTTAGAGGGCAAAGGCACCACCACCCTGTATGCCGCCACCAACACCACCCAGAGCACGACGACCACGCAAAGCAGCAGCTCCCTCTTAGGCCTCACCCTGGAAGACAAAACCGCCACCGACAGCGTAGCCACAGCCAGCAGCATAGGTACCAAGCTCATCTCCAATGAGAAAGTCACCATTGGCGTGGGCAACCGCACCGAACTCCAGGGCACCGACATCCAGTCTCCCGAGACTAGCTTCGTAAAAACGGACCCACGCAAACGCGGCGAGCTCGTCATAGGAGCCAGCAAAGACACCACCCAGACCAGCCATACCGAAAAGTCTGAAACCGCAGGTGTCTGGCAAGAGCAAAAAGGCCAAGGCAGCACCACCCAGACCCTGAACCAAACCAAGATCTCGGGCAACGTGAGCTTTGATAACGCTTTGAAGATCACGGTGCAGATACCCAAGGACGTGCAGGCCACTCCCGGTGGGCAAGCCCTGCAAAGCACGCTGCAGGCGCTCAGCAACAGCTCTCTGGCCAGCACGCCCCAGGGCTTGGCGTACTTGGAACAACTCAAGGCCAACCCCAACGTCAAGTGGGACCAAATTGCGCTGGCTAACGAGAAGTGGAGTTATCAATCTGCGGGGCTTACACCAGCAGGGGCTGCACTGCTCTCCATTGCAGTGGCGGCTTACGCACCGGGCCTGAGCACCGGCATTACCAGTGCTGTGGGCGGTGGCTCCATCGCAGCGGGCCTCAATGCTGGCTTCCTTGCCCTACAAAGCCAAGCAGCAGTCGCCTTGGTGAACAACGGGGGAGACATCGGCAAGACCTTGGATCAGCTGGGCAGTGAGCAAAGCATCAAGAACCTGCTGACCGTGATGGTGACAGCAGGTGCTTTGAGCAACTTGAACCAGACACTGGGATTCAACGGCCAAAGCGGAGCTGGTGCATCTGGCACCAACGGCATCACCACCAGCCAGGCGGCCAACCAGTTCACCAGCAACCTGCTCAAGAACGTCACCAACAACGTAGCAGGTGCTGCGATTGACGCGGCTATCAATGGCAAGGCGTTTGATGAAAAAGCACTCTCCGCTGCACTCTCTAGTGCTTTGATCACAGCGGGGATGGCACAGGGGGCGAATGTGATTGGCGATGCTGATCTGAATAGCTTTACCAACAAGCTCGCGCATGCAGCTCTGGGATGTGCGGGTGGGGCTGCTATTGCCGGTAACAGCAAAGGATGCAGTGCCGGTGCTGTGGGTGCGGTAGTCGGGGAGTTGACAGCCGACTTTGCACTTAACAGTGGCATGAGCGACACGCAAGCATCGGCACTCGCCAAGGTTCTGTCTGCTGCTGCGGGCGTTTTGGTTGACGGTGGCGGAAACAACGCTGCGGCAGTCAATATTGCTAGCACCACCGGACGCAACGCTGCAGAAAATAACCGTCTTTTACACAAGACAGAAACGCATAAGGCTGCTCAGCTAGCAACTCTGAGCAAGGGCAAGTTCACCCAAGCACAAATTGAAGATGCCATGCGCAACAGCGGTAACAAGGCAAAGAATGAGTCTGTTACGACTGGTATGGTCAATCCCGGAGCGGTAGTGGAAGACAAGGGCGCTGTCTTTAACGTAGGTGGTGACGGTAAAAGTGTGGTTCAAACCCTTCCTAACGGAGGCAGGGTAGACCCAGAACTTGCGGCCTACATCATCGCCAATACCGGCGGAGCGAACTCACCCTATGCTTGGTCCGACGCGCAAACCGGGAAGACAAAATCGCCTAGCAACGCCAATGCAGGGTTGAATACGATGACACCGAATGCAAATGGATGCATTACTGCGGAATGTGCTGCTGGTATTCAGTCGGGGAAGGCAACTGTCCCTGATGGGAATTACGGGGTCGGTTTCTATCCTGGGCCAATGCCTGGTGGCGAAATTGAGGTTGAGGTTCAAAACGGTGAGATAACAGGTGGCAAAGTTGGGGCGGGCTTTGGTGTGGGTGGCCACTTGAATCTTGGAACAAGAACTGTCGGAGGCGGATTGCTCCAAGGACCAGTTACTGGTGCAAAAGGTGGTGCACTCTCTGAGTCAAATCCTCAGCAAGCTGGTGAAGTACGTATTGGACCCGCTGCCAGTGTGAATGTAGGTGTTGGCACTGTTGGACTTGAAGTCGGTGCAAGTGCAGGAAAGTCCATTAAAGACGAAGGTGTATCGAATTTTGTGAATAGAACCGCCACGCCAACAGTCGCACCAGTTTTGCCGAAAATTTCAGCTGAAGCAAAGGTCAACATCATTGAGTTTTCTGTGAAACCACCAGCTCAACCCATCGCAACAAACTCAGAGGACGCTTCTAAATGA
- a CDS encoding toxin-activating lysine-acyltransferase: MTSLSWKVIAPALVSAQGDADAPSDAEIFGSSVWLWMQGPNHRNLPLHALDRLLLPAVRSQQFALVMEADAQTNRPVGYMAWANLSAEAESRYIASPLHGLNEEDWNSGDRMWCTEFFAPQTSPHRVKRLLAPLFARASFRYMSHRSNERGAKVFTFRGTQVDPTYARQWWSTRPMLALQRTNP; encoded by the coding sequence ATGACTTCACTCTCCTGGAAAGTAATCGCGCCTGCCCTGGTAAGCGCACAAGGTGACGCTGATGCGCCTAGCGATGCAGAGATATTCGGAAGCTCCGTGTGGCTCTGGATGCAAGGCCCCAATCACCGCAATCTGCCCCTGCATGCGCTGGACCGCCTTTTACTCCCAGCCGTACGGTCTCAGCAGTTTGCTTTGGTTATGGAAGCCGATGCGCAGACCAACCGTCCGGTGGGCTATATGGCCTGGGCCAATCTCAGTGCAGAAGCCGAGAGCCGCTACATCGCGAGCCCATTGCACGGCTTGAATGAAGAAGACTGGAACAGCGGAGACCGCATGTGGTGCACAGAATTCTTTGCGCCACAGACATCCCCCCATCGTGTAAAGCGACTCTTAGCCCCCCTGTTTGCCCGTGCCAGCTTCCGCTACATGAGTCACCGCAGTAACGAGCGTGGAGCCAAAGTATTCACCTTCCGAGGTACGCAGGTGGATCCGACCTATGCCCGGCAGTGGTGGAGTACACGACCAATGCTAGCCCTGCAGCGCACGAATCCCTGA
- a CDS encoding ShlB/FhaC/HecB family hemolysin secretion/activation protein, protein MADPAPEQRREQQRVQAQRQELERTAHVTSTASRQDDSLLPTGENPCFKIDHIALDNADYPLGSGAPRPNPIFTETFDWLTSATAGVSGTDSPIGKCLGTAGVQLVIKRGQEAAVAKGYVTTRVLAQRQDLSSGTLVLTVIPGHVGAIRFKATGSDSQDPPGVRTSNAVPLRSGDILNLRDIEQGLENFKRVPTAEADIQIEPAQDANAINQSDLVIAYQQPRMTRWSLSLDDSGSKGTGRYQGSGTFSLDNPLGLSDLFYLTLNHDLNSELGYELGNTQTGDRGTRGYTVHYSLPLDYWTLGTTYSSNRYFQQVVGQNQNYIYSGTSENSEIKLSRLVYRDEARKSTLSLKGWQRKSNNYIDDTEVQNQRRVVGGWELGVNHKDMLGDASVEGNLAYKRGTQDFDSIPAPEEAFGEGTSKLGLLLLDLNVSKPFKAVGQNFRYSAALRLQDNSTPLTPQDRFAIGGRYTVRGFDGESSLVGERGWTLRNDWSMALGDSGHEVYLGLDAGEVSGPSSQNLAGKHLAGGVIGLKGGFKRFKTAVQYDLFVGAPIDKPSGFKTAETTAGCSLSMSF, encoded by the coding sequence GTGGCAGACCCCGCACCCGAGCAACGCCGTGAGCAACAGCGAGTTCAGGCTCAACGTCAGGAGCTGGAACGGACTGCTCATGTTACATCTACCGCAAGCCGTCAGGATGACAGTCTTCTTCCTACGGGTGAGAACCCCTGCTTCAAGATAGATCACATTGCGCTGGACAACGCGGACTACCCGCTGGGCTCAGGTGCTCCGCGTCCCAATCCGATCTTTACGGAAACATTTGATTGGCTCACTTCAGCTACGGCCGGTGTTTCGGGCACTGACTCGCCCATCGGAAAGTGCTTGGGAACAGCCGGAGTGCAGTTGGTTATCAAGCGGGGCCAGGAAGCAGCAGTTGCCAAGGGCTATGTGACAACGCGAGTGCTAGCGCAGCGCCAAGACTTGTCTAGCGGCACATTAGTCCTCACCGTCATCCCCGGGCATGTGGGTGCTATCCGATTCAAAGCCACAGGATCCGACTCGCAAGATCCCCCTGGCGTGCGCACCTCGAACGCGGTTCCTCTGCGCAGCGGAGACATCCTGAATCTGCGCGACATTGAGCAAGGGCTGGAGAACTTCAAGCGAGTCCCAACGGCTGAGGCGGACATTCAGATCGAGCCCGCGCAAGACGCGAATGCCATCAACCAAAGCGACCTGGTGATTGCCTACCAGCAGCCCCGCATGACCCGCTGGTCCTTGAGCCTGGACGACAGCGGCAGCAAGGGGACCGGGCGTTACCAGGGGAGTGGCACCTTCTCACTGGACAACCCTCTGGGACTGAGTGACCTCTTCTATCTGACGCTGAACCATGACTTAAACAGTGAATTGGGCTATGAGTTAGGAAACACCCAGACAGGTGACCGGGGAACCCGCGGCTACACCGTGCACTACAGCCTGCCCCTGGACTACTGGACCTTGGGCACCACCTATTCCAGTAACCGCTACTTCCAGCAAGTCGTGGGGCAAAACCAGAACTACATCTACAGCGGCACCAGCGAGAACAGCGAAATCAAGCTCTCCCGGTTGGTGTACCGGGATGAAGCGCGCAAATCCACCCTGAGCCTCAAAGGCTGGCAGCGCAAAAGCAACAACTACATTGACGACACTGAAGTGCAAAACCAGCGCCGCGTGGTAGGCGGCTGGGAACTCGGTGTGAACCACAAAGACATGTTGGGTGACGCTTCGGTAGAGGGCAACTTGGCCTACAAGCGCGGCACTCAAGATTTTGACTCCATCCCCGCACCTGAGGAAGCCTTCGGCGAAGGCACCTCCAAGCTGGGCCTGCTTCTGCTGGACTTGAATGTCAGCAAGCCTTTCAAGGCGGTGGGTCAGAACTTCAGGTATAGCGCAGCCCTGCGCCTGCAAGACAACAGCACCCCGCTGACACCGCAAGACCGCTTTGCGATTGGCGGGCGCTACACCGTGCGTGGCTTTGATGGCGAGTCCAGCCTGGTGGGCGAGCGCGGCTGGACCCTGCGCAATGACTGGAGCATGGCACTGGGAGATTCCGGGCACGAGGTTTACTTAGGACTGGACGCAGGTGAAGTCAGTGGGCCCAGTAGCCAGAACCTTGCAGGCAAGCATCTCGCAGGGGGTGTCATCGGGTTGAAGGGCGGCTTCAAGCGATTTAAGACCGCCGTGCAGTACGACCTGTTTGTGGGAGCTCCCATCGACAAGCCCTCGGGATTCAAGACCGCCGAGACTACTGCCGGCTGCAGTCTGTCCATGAGCTTCTAG